The nucleotide sequence TCCATCTTCACGATCAGGCCGACCACCCCGTACACCAGCAGGGTAATCACCAGGGCGACCACCACCAGGATCAGGGCACGCGCGAAGAAGGGCTGATCGGCCACCTCGGCGAGCGCGATGGCCATGATCTCCGCCGAGAGGATGAAGTCGGTGCGGATGGCACCCGCGACCATCTGCTCCTCGTGGGCCTGGCTCGACAGTTTGGCGGCCTCCTCGTGCAGCGTCTCCTGATGCGCGCCGCCTACCGCCTCGTAGAGTTTCTCTGCTCCCTCATAGCAGAGGTAAGCGCCGCCCAGCATCAAGAGGGGGGTGATGACCCCGGGCAGGAACTGGCTGAGGAGAAGCGCCGCGGGCAGGATAAACACAAGCTTGTTGCGCAGTGATCCCTGCGCAATTCGCCCGATGATCGGAAGTTCACGGTCCGGAGAGAACCCGGTGACGTACCGCGGAGTCACCGCCGTGTCGTCCACTACCACGCCTATTGCCTTGGCCCCCGCTCGCCCGGCCGCCGCACCGATATCGTCGATGGAGGCCGCAGCGAGCCGGGCGATGGACGCCACGTCGTCCAGCAGGGCGACGAGGCCACCACTCACCGGAGACCTCCGGTGCAGGAAGGCAGGGCTTGCGGGGGGGAGAAAGGTTGCCAGGAGGCCATCAGGGCACAGCGTAGCAACCCAGGCGCCGAACTGCCCTTCGCCTGACCTTGGGGAAGGCCGCCGGGCCGGTGCGGTAGCCTGACGCCATGGCAGGCGAGGCGCAAGAACATCCCAATTGGGCAGGGCTCGTGCCGGGCGGCGTGCAGCCGTGGAAGACGCTGTCGTCGCGGGTTCTGGTGGACGGCTTCCGCGTGGTGCTGGAAGACCGGGTGCAGACCTCTAGCGGCGCGGAGGTGGTGTATCAGTACCGCCCCCGTGGCCCCCGCGCGATGTTCGTGCTGCCGGTGACGGCGGAAGGGGAGGCTGTCTTGATTCGCCAGTACCGCTACCCCCTTCAAGCGACCATCTGGGAGGTGGTGGCCGGTGGCGTGGAGCCCGGCGAGAATCTGCTTGCCGCCGCTGCTCGCGAACTCGCCGAGGAGGTCGGAGGCACGGCGGCGGAATGGGTGCCGCTGCCCGGCTTCTATCCGCAGCCCAGCATCAGCGGCGTGGTGTTCTATCCCCTGCTCGCCCTGGGGGTCACCCTGGGCACCGCCGCCCCCGAGGACGGCGAGGTGATTGAGCGCGCCGTGCTGCCCCTCGCGGAGGTCTACCGGATGCTGGAGGCCGGGGAGATTCAAGATGGCCCCAGCAGCCTGACCCTGTGGCACGCGCGGCGGCCCCTACAGGAGCGCGGCCTGCTGTGAGCGAGCGCCCCGGTCTGGAGGTCCGGTCGCGGCAGACCCTCTCTGTCTTGTCCCGTTCGAGCCTCTGAGTGCGCTGTATCGCCTGCTACGGACCTTTGAGACCGGGTGGGGTGGGGAGAGCAAGAAGCCACACCGCCTAGCCTCAAGGCCTCTGCCCTATCCTCCCCCCATGACCCCTTCCCCCCTTCCCTTCCGCATCGGCTACGGAGAAGACGCGCACCGGCTGGCGCCCGGGCGGCCTCTCGTGCTGGGCGGTGTGTCCATTCCGCAGGCCGAGCGCGGTGCCGTTGCCCACAGTGACGGGGACGCCGTGCTGCACGCCCTGGCCGACGCGCTGCTCTCGGGCCTGAGCCTGGGTGACATCGGGCAGTATTACCCCGATACCGATCCCGCTCATGCGGGGCTGGACTCGCGCGAGATTCTGATGCACGCGCTGCGGCTGGTGCAGGAGCGGAACTATGTTCCGGCCAATGCAGCACTCGTGGTCACCCTCGACCGGCCCAAGCTGGGGCCACTGCGCCGCGCCATCGCCCGCAACCTGGCCACGCTGCTGGACCTAAAGGACACGGAAGTGGGCGTGAGCTTCAAGACCTCCGAGGGCCTCGCCCCCGATCACGTGCAGGTACGGGCAACCGTTCTCCTCGTCAGGGTGGCAGGGTGAGCGAGCCGCTGCTGCGTGTCGTCCTGTTTGAGCCGGAAAAGGCCGGGAACGTGGGCAACGTCGCCCGCACCTGCGCCGTGCTGGGCGCCGAGCTGCACCTTATTCGGCCCTTTGGATTTCACCTCCACGACCGCGAATTCCGCCGGGCCGTGATGGACTACCTGCAAGGGGTCGCGCTCCACGAACACGCGAGTTGGACGGCCTTTCAGAGCACCCTTTTGCCGGGCGCGCGGGTGTGGGCCTTTTCTGCGCACGCAGCCACCCTGTACACCCGAGCGGGCTTCCGGCGCGGCGACTACCTCCTTTTCGGACCGGAATCGCGCGGGCTCCCCGTCTGGCTTCGTGGGAGTCTGCCCGCCCTCAAGCTGCCGCAACCCGGCGGGGGCCGCAGCCTGAATCTGGCGGTGGCCGTGGGAGCGGCGGCCTTTGAGGCGGGGCGGCAGATCGAAGGGTGGTAGATGAGCGGGCAGGACCGGGTTCGCCGTAGAGTGACCCCCATGACGTCCCCGTCCGACTTTGCCGAAAAGCTTGCCCGCTACGCCGAACTGCTTGTGCGAACAGGGGTGAACCTGCCCGAAGGTGGTAAGGTGCTCCTGCGCGCGCCCCTTGACGCCGCCCCCCTCGTGCGCCAGGTGGCCCGCGCCGCGTACCGAGTGGGCGCGGCCGACGTGCGCGTCCACTATAGTGACCCTCACCTTGCACTCGCCCTCTTCGAGGAGGGCACAGAGGCCGCGGTCGAGTACGTCCCCGCGTGGCTCGCGCAGGAACAGCGGGCCATGGTGGCAGACGGCTACGCCTTTATCTCCATCGTGGGAGAAGATCCGTCGCTGCTGGCGGGGGT is from Deinococcus sp. YIM 77859 and encodes:
- a CDS encoding DUF808 domain-containing protein, which translates into the protein MSGGLVALLDDVASIARLAAASIDDIGAAAGRAGAKAIGVVVDDTAVTPRYVTGFSPDRELPIIGRIAQGSLRNKLVFILPAALLLSQFLPGVITPLLMLGGAYLCYEGAEKLYEAVGGAHQETLHEEAAKLSSQAHEEQMVAGAIRTDFILSAEIMAIALAEVADQPFFARALILVVVALVITLLVYGVVGLIVKMDDLGLRLAERGSGPARALGRGLVRGMPALLSALSVIGTAAMLWVGGHIILAGLDTFGLGAPAHELHDLALRAGHALPALEGLVEWLVETAGSGLFGVLVGAVIVAALHLRPQNH
- a CDS encoding NUDIX domain-containing protein produces the protein MAGEAQEHPNWAGLVPGGVQPWKTLSSRVLVDGFRVVLEDRVQTSSGAEVVYQYRPRGPRAMFVLPVTAEGEAVLIRQYRYPLQATIWEVVAGGVEPGENLLAAAARELAEEVGGTAAEWVPLPGFYPQPSISGVVFYPLLALGVTLGTAAPEDGEVIERAVLPLAEVYRMLEAGEIQDGPSSLTLWHARRPLQERGLL
- the ispF gene encoding 2-C-methyl-D-erythritol 2,4-cyclodiphosphate synthase, with product MTPSPLPFRIGYGEDAHRLAPGRPLVLGGVSIPQAERGAVAHSDGDAVLHALADALLSGLSLGDIGQYYPDTDPAHAGLDSREILMHALRLVQERNYVPANAALVVTLDRPKLGPLRRAIARNLATLLDLKDTEVGVSFKTSEGLAPDHVQVRATVLLVRVAG
- a CDS encoding tRNA (cytidine(34)-2'-O)-methyltransferase, whose amino-acid sequence is MSEPLLRVVLFEPEKAGNVGNVARTCAVLGAELHLIRPFGFHLHDREFRRAVMDYLQGVALHEHASWTAFQSTLLPGARVWAFSAHAATLYTRAGFRRGDYLLFGPESRGLPVWLRGSLPALKLPQPGGGRSLNLAVAVGAAAFEAGRQIEGW